From Rhea pennata isolate bPtePen1 chromosome 20, bPtePen1.pri, whole genome shotgun sequence:
TGGAATGAGGGGCATCCGGCCATTCACCACACTTGCTGAGAAGTGTAGCCGGTGGACATGGAGGCTCAGTGCCTAACTAGGGCCTCTTCCTCCCTTCAGGAGAAGCTAGGCTGCTCTTTGGGAAGGAGAAAGTTAAGCCTGGCCCATGACACATGCTAGAGGGTGCCAGCGGGGTTAGGGGGACGAAGGGCAAAGTGAAGGAGAACTGTAGACTGAGTGAGAACACAGAGCAGGGTCCTGAGCAGCACTGGGGTGAAAGGGCCACTGGCCTCCCACAGCAGGGCATGAGGGGGGAGCCCTTAGCATGGCTCAAACCCTCACCTGCCTGCCCCCCTGGCTGATCCCAGCCCATGGCTCCAGTGTCCATCCTCCTGACCTTCCCCTGGGGTCTCTGTATAGGGCTCTGCACcccagtcctgctgctgctcagcctgtAGGAGCTGTAAGTCTCTGGAGAGGTCCCAGGGAAGGGCTACATAGCTGGTATCACTCGTGGGTGGTGGGGGCTGGCTCTCCCTCCTGTAAGCAGCAACTGCTCTGTTAATAGAGTTTCCTATTAACAGCCCTACTCTGCCAGACGCTTGCTGTGCTTGGAGGCCCAGCCGGTGGCCAAGTGCCCAGGTGCTTTGCTGCGACACCGCCCCTTCCTGGCTGGCCCTAGCCCAGGGTATTGCTCCCACCTGGGAGACAGAGCTTGCAGCTCAAAGGATTTCCCTTCTAGCCTGCCTGTGttggagggggtgggggggaccACACTCCTCTCCCAGACACCTTGTCCCTCCTGGGCTGGAGACTGCTGCCCAAACAGCTTGGCCTGCAAAAACACCTGGGTGCAAGCTGGGGAGGGCTGTGGGGCTAGTAGGGGCTGCTCTCCAGCCCACCCCCTCATTGGCTTGGCTGCACACCAGCTGGCCCACTGCAGAAATGAATGCAGTAGCATGCTCAGTGGCACTGCTTCCTTCTTCCCAGAGTGGCTGGGAGCATGTTAACGCCTGCACACCCTGCTGAGCAGGCCTCGCAGTGGGGCAAGGAGTGCTCAGGGCATGAGCCCTGGTGGAGAGAGCCACTGTGCCCTACAGGAGCACTGGTGCTGCCAACTCCTGCCCATTACTGATGTCCCTGGCTTGTGCCCTATGCTTGACTATGTCCCCAGCCCAACCCTGCCTGTGTAAGGGACTGGAGCTACTTGCATGGAGAACCACTGACCTGGCTGCCTTGGAGCAAAGAAGAAGAGAGACCCAACGGTACTGCGTTCCCAGCAGGCTCATGATGCATTAACACTGTACATGTGCTCCCTCACTGGAACCACTGTAACTGGGAGCACCTGGTGGGAGGATATGGTTGCCTGCCCATGGCAGGAAATACTCTCAACTATGCAGGGGTTATAATGGGACCAGGTTCAGGTTTAGGGCTTGGATGAACCTCCCTGAAGCAAGGATCCCTGAAGAGGAtcacctttctcagcagcttcCCAGCACTTGGAGCCAAATGTGGATGTGGTTAAAGGCCCCTGACCACAGGGCAGTGGTGGTCAGCCTGGCAGGAGGCCAGGGCTTGTAGGGGGTGACCCAGGGCCTGGCCACTGCACCTCACTCCTACCTGACCCAGGGCAACTGCCTAGGAATGCTGCTGGGCTCCTACAAATAAGACCTGCCAAGGAAgccaggcagggctgcagcagcctggggaaggCTCCTGGGCTACCTTTGGACTGTTTGGACTGTTACCTTTAGTGCCATTAGCCTCAGTGAGACATGCTCTCCTTTTGAGGGTTAGAGGGAGGCAGCTGCACCCCTTGTGGTTTCACACTCATGGAGCTAGATCTGTTGCTGCAGTAAGGTAACCTGGTGCCTGCTTGACCCCAGTGAGGGAGTGGGCAAGGTTGTCCTGCAGCTACTGATAAATCCATCCAGTCATCACCTCGGAGTGTCTGGTCCTGGGTAGCTGGGCAAGGCAGGGACCAGGGCAAGGGGATGACCCACTAGTTGTGTCTGGCTTGTTTTCAGCTGGCTTTTGGCTTCTTGTGCATGGTTGTACAGCCCTTGTGGCTCAGCACATGCAGGTTTTCCCTGggtccctgcagccctgctcccagtCATCTCACCACAGCCTCTGCAGGAGCCATTGGGGCAGCCTGGGCAACTGTAATTGTATGGGGAACACCAAGGCACAGATGAAGCTTGTTCCAGGAAGAGACTTGTCTTGCGGCCACAATGAGGGGAACTCAAGAGGAATTACTTTCCAGAAGATCAGAAGATGCTGGTTTGAACCAATGAGGCCCTCTGGGACTGGTTGCGCACATCCCATCTCCCCATGACACAGTGACAATGCTCCTAGGCCAGTACTGTGGCATAGGCATTAAGCATCCTGGCACCAGGCCCTCTCTGGGAGGCACTAGCAGGGCTCTCCCCGCCTTTACGGGGAGCTGGACCTGGAGGCACTGTGCTTCAGTGGCCAtggctcctgctgcagccacgATGAGCATTGCCACAGAAACAGCCTACCTAGGCTGTGCAATGCACAGGTGACAATGTCCAAGTGTGAAAGCACCAGCACAGACCTTAGAACAAGGGCTGTGAGAACCATAGCCTCATGGGACCCTCATACTCCAGGTTGCACACAGGCCACTCTAGGTGCCCACATCTGGCTGCTGGGCAGAGCAGGgtgagggagaagggggagagggcAATATACCTTGGTACCAGTTGTATAAACCCCCTTTCCCTTCCAATAAAGCCTCACAGTGAGGGTTGAACAGCTGTCCTGTCCTTGCTCTGTCCCCTAGTTCCCTGGGCACATGTGGGTTGGCACTGGAACCCAGCCAAGAGCTTGATCTGTGGTCACTACCCCACTATATTCCCTTCCTCTCACCATGCTGGCATGCAGCAAGTCACAGAGCCTGTCTGTGGCTATTGGCCATGTCCAGCTGCCTTTTGTTTAAGGGATGAGCCCCAACTGAACCTGGTGGGAcccagaaaagcagcaggcacTTGCAAAACCCCAAATACTCCGGCCACCTAGTCCTTGATGGCCAACCTACAGTTTTTGAATAAATCCACAACATTCACTCAACAGCTGATCCTCAGTTTTATCCTAGTCATAAACCTGTTTTAACAGGTTAACCATCCAGTTTGGATGTCCAGACCTAGCCTTGTAAGTCAGGGTTGGAGTCTGGGATATACAGTGATGCTATCGGTGCAGGGGAGCAGCAGTGCCCATCTCTTTGCTGGGTCCAGGAGCACTTGCTGTGGCACCATAAGCTGGGCAGTGGGAGGAATGAATTGACACTGACAGCAGATGGTATGTATTTCGTTGCCAAAGCCAGGGCCTAGGTACTGctttaaatttcatttccaagAAGGATGGATGAGGAGGAGGTGTCAAAAACACTGGAACTGGGCTGGCTGCAGTGCTGGTTAGGCAGGATGGCACTAGGGCTGTGCACAGGGCCACGAGGCTATCTGCTCCAGTTATGAGCAACCCAGGCTGGCTGTGGGGTTAAATCTGGTGGCTTTAACCTCATTCCAGGGGGTTGAGGAGATGGATGGATGTCACCATGAGATGTCTCCAGTTACTGTGACCATTCGACACATTAGTGGCCAAACTGCTGGGAGGTGAGTCAGGGGCATCTCCCCTAGGGGGAAACCTGAGCTCCCTACTGCACCTGGGCCCATAGCCTGGCCCCTCTGATCACTGTGCCAAACTCAAAGGCTCCAAGAGTCTCTCCAGGCAAACAGACCTTCCTTCACTGCCAGTCCTCTCCAAGGCTGCTAAGTGTCCCTGCAACCAACTGTTCCTCCCTACTGCCTGGCCTactccctttcctcccttcacAGCTTAATCCAAGAGAGAACCCagatcctggaaaaaaaaaaaaaaaaaaaaagattttatttggaaaagtgTGTCATTCCCGATGCTCCTGGGCAGTTCAGCCAATACTTCCATGGCCCCAGAGAAGTGCAGCCCCCTCCACACTGTGGtgcagcaggctggctgcaAAGCTGGTGATGAGTGCTGAATGCCATGGCTCCTCAGCCTACTCTGATCTCCAGGGCCCTCTTCCCTGCTACCTCCTGCTGTCTCCCACCCACTTCTGACCCAGTGACATCCCTATAACCTCCCCgtgccacacacacaccttccaTCACTACTTATCTTGCTTCTAAGGCAGAGACCCCTGTAATAGCTCCCCAAGCACAACACCCACTGCCTGGCTACCTGCACCACTCCATCCACCCCAGTTGCAGTTCCAAGCACCTCAATGCCCTTGCAAGCATCTACTCCCCTCTatcctgccccacagacaccaCAGCCCTTTGGGGGTATGCATCTACTACATGTCCACCCCCATCTGCTCTCCTGCCAGGATGCTCTTGCACAGTCTCTGTAGGTGTGCAAGGCCAGGAGCAAGAACATCCCCTGTCCCTGTGCTGCTACCGGTGTGGAGGCTCCTGCTTCTGTTGGTGCGGCAGCTGCTGCACACGGAAAGGCTGGGGGCTAAGCAAGGGGATTTGTCTGATGAAGCGCAGTAGCAAGCCTGGACCAGGGGTTTCGGACCGTGGGACTGGGGGCTGGTGTCCCAGGGCTGGAAGATGGTGGCTTGGAGGTGCAGCTGGCACAGGGAAGGGCACAATGGCCTCTGAAGGGATGAGATAGGCAGGCAGGAGGCCATAGTGGGGACAGAAGGCTTTgggggcagctctgctctgcaatGGGGCAAGGCATGCTCGTGCTGGCCTAGTTGGGGCACCTGGGCACCTTGCAGGGCATGCAGGAACCCTGCCCAGCTtgtccttctgcagcagctcctgcagttTCTCCAGCTGTGTCCGGCAGATGTGGGACCGTGTCCGGCTCTGGCAGAAGGACTCTAGAAAGGAGTCAAGGGGGAGGTCCTGGGACAGGAACTTCTCCACCTGTGCCTGTGGGGATAGAGAGCGGGGAAACTTCAAGATGATAATGCTATAGAGAGAGCCCAGAGACAGGGCAGATGCCAGATGGCTGGGCCCACCCTGAGCCCCTGAACCATTCCCCAGGGCCTCGCATACAGGATGCCACAGCAAAGGCCCAAGTGAGCAAGGAACATCAGCCCAGGCATCTCTTCTGACTCACCTCTGACTCTGCCTCAAAGGCATTGAGGTTGGCTTGCAGCTGGACCAGGGCACTCTGTGGGCTCCACTTTTCCAGGTAGGTCCCTGTATCAGGAGAGAATGGGGCTGTTAACAGACCTTCTCCCCTTGATGCACCCAGTGCCAGGGGACTTTGGCATTCCCCACCCCCAAGTGTGAGGGTAGCTCCTTTCCAAAGTGAAACACTCTCAAACACATCTTCAGAGCTATCTACATACTAGAGTCTGCATCTCACTGCTACTCCCATCCCACCTGAGAGCTGACTATGCCACAGGTAGCATGCCCACTGCTACTCCTGATCATGGCTGGGCCATTTTCTGGGGCAGGTTTGAGGGTACTGAGGCCACCCAGGCCCTTGTGTGTTAATTTGAGATGCTTTGAGCATGCCAGCTACTAGAAACATGTGGACTGGCTCTCCCTTGCCTCCTTGGACATGCCCCACTCACCTAATCGTTGCTGTTTGTCCCAGCATGTTTCTTTAATCTCCCGCAGCTCCTGGTACTTGATGGCTAAGGAAGCTTTCCCGTTCTCCAGCCGTGGGCGCAGGGACAGGTTCTCCTTGGCCATGGTGTAGTTTGAAACCAAACACATCTCCCGCTCCAACTGCAGACTCTGGAACTGCAGGGACATGAAGTCAGTGCTGGGAGAAACAGCCAAAGACACTTATTGCTGGCAACCCTCCCAGGGACAGGGTCTCTCCTTGTACAGTGCAAACCCTCTCCTCATATACCATCCCCATCCCTCTGGAAACAGGCTAagaaagacttcaaaaataaCCAGACATGATTCCTGCTGAGAATCATCAGTGATTGCTGGACCCTAAAGAACATTCTTGATttcttccagcagcctctgTGCAAAGGCAGCACCAGGGAAGTTAATCTGAGGGTGACTGACACGGCAAAGGGTGCTGCTCTCACCACAGCCACGGAGTCACAACCATGGAGGCAAGATCTCAGATAGAGGTTGTCACTGGACTGCACTCAAAGCACTGGCATGCCTCGCAGCTCTTTTCGCAGGCTCTCTTGCCTGCTATTTCTCTGCAGCCTTCTCTAAAAGCTGTAGTTTTGCAGCTGGCCCAGGTGCCACTAAAAGCCCAAGTCTGCCTCCGCAGtgacagcagcagaggaagcagatGTGGTGCTGTTCAGGTTTGCTGTGGCCAAAAGTTCAGAGCAGGCACTGAACAACTGCTGGGCAGGCGATTGCCTGCAAAACTCTGAGCAGCAACAGAAGCCCCATCCAGTCAACTCCAGCTCATGGACCCAGGCAAAGTTTTCACTGCAACTGTCCTAACAAAGGTGTtggagtaaaaaagaaaaaaaaatagggtgTTTTACTGAGCGGTGCACCAGGCCAGACACTAGGATTTCAAGTCTCTGATCAAGGAAAGACCAGTGCAAATTGGTGGCTGAGGACGGCAGAACCAAgtccctgctccctgcagctaACTTTGCACACTGCTCTGGTTCTTGGACTGCAGCCAGCACTTTCAGCTCCTGCCCCACATGCTGGAAAAGCCACCTTCATCTGGGACAGCTGCATGtcctccagcactgctgtggcGACCTGGCACCTACCACCAGCAGAGCTCCCTCCGTGGCCTCATACCTTTTGGGGGGCCAAGTTTCGGGACACCGTATGCAACCTTCAGTTCACCAGGGCTCCTTGCTGTGCTGTAGCAGCAGATTGACCTGGTTGCTGCAAAACCCCTTTGTCCCCTGGTGTGGGAGGACCCGGGCGTTACCATTAAAGATGTTACCCTTAATAGGACCGTGGCTCGTTGGGAATCCCCCTTCCAGCGGGGGGAGGGAGCTCCGGGACACCTGCACCGAAGCCGCCGGCGGTCCAGCCACTTTCGGTCCGCTTAGTGCGACGCTTCCGTCTCCACAGACGGGGCACAGCGAAGCGCGGGGAAACAGAAACTCAGCtcatggggggggagggggggtgcaGGGGCACAGCCCGCACCCCGTCCATCCCCGCGACACAGGGCGTCGGCAGGGCCCCGGGGGGCACAGGGCCGAAGCACATCTCTCACGCACCTCGGTATagggcgccgccggcccccagAGAGGGGCCCTGCACAGCGGCAGCACACGCCCCACCCCGCTATAGGATGCAGCGGCCGGtcgcgggggggggagggggggcgggtCCCGGGGCCCGCTCGCCCGGGAGCAGACCCGGGGGGCCCGGACGTACCTTCCTGCTGAGGCGGACGAGGCGCTGCAGCCGCGGCTCGTCGTGCAGCAgggcgcggagctgcgcggTGCTGAGCACCCCGAGGCGGCGCggcaagctgggctccggcccagcgggcggcggcggcggcggcggcggcggcgagcggggggtccccgc
This genomic window contains:
- the VPS37D gene encoding vacuolar protein sorting-associated protein 37D, with product MCLVSNYTMAKENLSLRPRLENGKASLAIKYQELREIKETCWDKQQRLGTYLEKWSPQSALVQLQANLNAFEAESEAQVEKFLSQDLPLDSFLESFCQSRTRSHICRTQLEKLQELLQKDKLGRVPACPARIWVLSWIKL